A single genomic interval of Physeter macrocephalus isolate SW-GA unplaced genomic scaffold, ASM283717v5 random_129, whole genome shotgun sequence harbors:
- the PLA2G3 gene encoding group 3 secretory phospholipase A2, producing MGVLVVLLGVLNFLGAVLGGSPALHLHSTSCHLARPISGSPLGSLSFLGKSAQGLALFHARWDGHGRLQVCSRQDEPVLTTAFSTLCAGEITRDSFIHTPGPELQRALATLKSQWEACRWPAESPAGTREKRAAGQSGAPGMGNQRVKRGWTMPGTLWCGVGDSAGNSSELGVFQGPDLCCQEHDRCPQTVSPFQYNYGIRNYRLHTISHCNCDARFQQCLQNQRDSMSDIVGVAFFNVLAIPCFVLEDQEACVEWYWWGGCRTYGSVSLARLQPRTFYNASWSSLAIPLTPSPQNPVPSKPRWIQHPQKWPAQQKESEYPSQANATALQAAVASPGPDVGSIVQLEVTDSGLQGPWRGLKPQGARQACRSFHRLDQCEHQIGPQKTKFQLFNNAREPLFHCNCTRRLARFLRLHSPPVGANILWELLGMTCFKLAPPLDCAEGKGCSRDPRAIKVSARHLRRLQQRQLQLQGTGTDNRQAWTSEHPKAPMSFYDRCLQLTQGAGGPEGQQKSWNQ from the exons ATGGGGGTTCTGGTGGTGCTCTTGGGGGTGCTGAACTTCCTGGGGGCAGTTCTGGGGGGCTCCCCTGCCCTCCACTTGCACAGCACCTCCTGCCACTTGGCCAGACCCATCTCTGGCAGCCCTTTGGGGTCCCTTAGCTTCTTGGGCAAGTCTGCCCAGGGACTAGCCCTGTTCCATGCCCGCTGGGATGGGCACGGGAGGCTGCAGGTGTGCAGCCGGCAGGATGAGCCAGTGCTCACCACAGCCTTCAGTACCCTCTGTGCTGGTGAGATCACCCGGGACTCCTTCATCCACACCCCTGGACCTGAGCTGCAGAGAGCCTTGGCCACCCTTAAGAGTCAGTGGGAGGCCTGCAGATGGCCTGCCGAGAGTCCAGCAGGGACCAGGGAGAAGCGAGCAGCAGGGCAGAGTGGAGCGCCTGGCATGGGGAACCAGCGGGTGAAGAGAGGCTGGaccatgcctggcacactgtGGTGTGGAGTCGGGGATTCTGCCGGGAACTCCTCGGAGCTGG GGGTCTTCCAGGGCCCCGATCTCTGCTGCCAGGAACATGACCGCTGCCCACAGACTGTCTCGCCCTTCCAGTACAACTATGGCATCCGAAACTACCGACTCCACACCATCTCCCACTGCAACTGTGATGCCAG GTTCCAGCAGTGCCTGCAAAACCAGCGGGACTCCATGTCCGACATCGTGGGCGTGGCCTTCTTCAACGTGCTGGCGATCCCCTGCTTCGTGCTGGAGGACCAGGAGGCCTGTGTGGAGTGGTACTGGTGGGGCGG GTGTAGAACATATGGCTCTGTATCCCTCGCCCGTCTCCAGCCCAGGACCTTCTACAATGCCTCCTGGAGCTCCCTTGCCATCCCCCTGACTCCCAGTCCTCAGAACCCAGTGCCCAGCAAGCCTCGGTGGATTCAGCACCCTCAGAAGTGGCCAGCACAGCAGAAAGAGTCCGAATACCCCAGCCAAGCCAACGCCACAGCCCTCCAGGCCGCTGTGGCCTCCCCTGGGCCTGATGTGGGCTCCATAGTCCAGCTGGAGGTCACTGATTCAGGCCTCCAGGGACCATGGCGTGGCCTAAAACCTCAAG GTGCCCGCCAGGCCTGCCGCAGCTTCCACCGCCTGGACCAGTGTGAGCACCAGATCGGGCCCCAGAAGACCAAGTTCCAGCTGTTCAACAATGCCCGTGAACCCCTCTTCCACTGCAACTGCACGCGCCG TCTGGCACGCTTCCTGAGGCTCCACAGCCCACCTGTGGGCGCCAACATACTTTGGGAGCTGCTGGGCATGACCTGCTTCAAACTGGCCCCTCCACTGGACTGTGCTGAGGGCAAAGG CTGTTCCAGAGACCCCAGGGCCATCAAGGTGTCAGCTCGGCACCTGAGGCGACTTCAGCAGAGGCAACTCCAGCTCCAGGGGACAGGCACAGACAACAGGCAGGCATGGACTTCAGAGCACCCAAAGGCCCCCATGTCATTCTATGATCGGTGCCTGCAGCTGACCCAGGGAGCCGGAGGACCTGAAGGACAGCAGAAATCCTGGAACCAGTGA
- the INPP5J gene encoding phosphatidylinositol 4,5-bisphosphate 5-phosphatase A isoform X2, translating to MEGQGISGSGRPGTQAGLGPLPMPHGISQTGAPSKMDSCFQLPAKENAAPVHLEPRLALTPVGPPAAMPPSSKGPRLALVSPRPILAPMSTPGGQKTAPAHRSSSLAPTSVGQLVMSASAGPKPPPATLGPRLAPLSRDQKQVPPASMGPKPALAASGLSLAVAPEKQPPQPPSSSSPVPSPVLSPSQEQALTPASMTSAPASVGWTPAKQRDAPAPRPLSPSEGHLQPPTQTSGPVGSPSLIQAPPDARISPSFRARPEAPRSSPEEPVLPRPPQTLPLDVGQGPPEPGTCSPGLLYPTFRPGAPLAQTMPPPLPKPPRSPSRSPSRSPNLSPCVPPAPEMALPRPGTQGARPGGHLSPNLHPREIPAPLTTSSSTSTSSSSSWSAQPTCKSDPGFWITVVTWNVGTAMPPDDVTSLLHLGSSSDDSDRADMIAIGLQEVNSMINKRLKDALFTDQWSELFMDALGPFNFVLVSTVRMQGVILLLFAKYYHLPFLRDVQTDCTRTGLGGYWGNKGGVSVRLAAFGHMLCFLNCHLPAHMDKAEQRKDNFQTILSLQQFQGPGAQGILDHDLVFWFGDLNFRIESYDLHFVKFAIDSEQLHQLWGKDQLNMAKNTWPILRGFQEGPLNFAPTFKFDVGTNKYDTSAKKRKPAWTDRILWKVKAPGGGPSPSGQESHRLQVTQHSYHSHMEYTVSDHKPVAAQFVLHFAFRDDVPLVRLDVADEWVRPEQAVVRYRIETVFARSSWDWIGLYRVGFRHCKDYVAYVWAKHEDVDGNIYQVTFSEESLPKGHGDFILGYYSHTHSILIGVTEPFQISLPTSELASSSTDSSGASSEDEDDSTLELLASKSRSPSPGKSKRHRSRSPGLARFPGLALQPSSCERRGTSRSPSPQSRRLPRVAPNRGSDGGSRGNSEEGPPGLPGSWAFPPSVPQSLGLLPALRLETVDPGGGSSWGPDREAPAPDSLSPSPQGQQGLEEGGLGP from the exons ATGGAGGGCCAGGGCATCAGTGGCAGCGGGAGGCCGGGGACCCAGGCTGGCCTGGGCCCCTTGCCCATGCCCCATGGGATTTCCCAAACTGGGGCACCCTCCAAG ATGGACTCATGTTTTCAGCTCCCAGCGAAGGAGAATGCAGCACCAGTACACTTGGAACCAAGGTTGGCCCTGACACCTGTGGGGCCACCAGCAGCAATGCCACCTTCCTCGAAGGGGCCAAGGCTGGCTCTGGTGTCTCCCCGACCCATCCTGGCTCCAATGTCTACCCCTGGAGGGCAGAAAACAGCTCCTGCCCACCGCAGCTCCAGCCTGGCTCCAACATCTGTGGGCCAGTTGGTGATGTCTGCCTCAGCTGGGCCGAAGCCTCCTCCAGCTACCCTGGGGCCCAGGCTGGCTCCACTGTCCAGGGACCAGAAGCAGGTGCCACCTGCCTCCATGGGACCCAAGCCAGCCCTGGCTGCTTCAGGCCTGAGCCTGGCCGTGGCACCTGAGAAACAGCCCCCACAGCCCCCCTCCAGCTCTTCCCCAGTGCCCAGTCCAGTTCTGTCACCCTCTCAGGAACAGGCCCTGACTCCAGCATCCATGACATCAGCCCCGGCCTCTGTGGGATGGACACCAGCTAAACAGAGGGATGCCCCAGCCCCTAGACCTCTCTCCCCTTCAGAAGGGCATCTCCAGCCCCCGACTCAGACATCGGGTCCTGTGGGCTCCCCATCCTTGATTCAAGCCCCCCCAGACGCTCGGATCTCCCCCTCCTTCAGAGCCCGGCCTGAGGCCCCCCGCAGCAGCCCTGAGGAGCCTGTCTTGCCCCGGCCACCACAGACCCTGCCCCTGGATGTGGGCCAGGGTCCTCCAGAGCCTGGCACTTGCTCCCCTGGACTTCTCTACCCCACCTTCCGGCCAGGGGCCCCCTTAGCCCAGACTATGCCCCCACCTCTGCCCAAGCCACCCCGATCTCCCAGCCGCTCCCCCAGCCGCTCCCCAAACCTCTCCCCATGTGTCCCCCCAGCTCCTGAGATGGCCCTCCCCAGACCTGGCACTCAGGGTGCCAGGCCTGGTGGGCATCTGAGCCCCAACCTTCATCCCAGAGAAATCCCAGCCCCTCTCACCACCTCCTCTTCTACATCCACCTCGTCATCCTCCTCTTGGTCAGCTCAGCCCACCTGCAAGAGCGACCCTGGCTTCTG gatcACTGTGGTCACATGGAACGTGGGCACCGCCATGCCCCCCGATGATGTCAcatccctcctccacctgggCAGCAGCAGCGATGACAGTGACAGGGCAGACATGATCGCCATAGG GTTGCAGGAAGTGAACTCTATGATCAACAAGCGGCTCAAGGACGCGCTCTTCACCGACCAGTGGAGCGAGCTCTTCATGGACGCACTGGGGCCCTTCAACTTCGTGCTG GTGAGTACTGTGCGGATGCAGGGCGTCATCCTGCTGCTGTTCGCCAAGTACTACCATCTGCCCTTCCTGAGGGATGTGCAGACTGATTGCACGCGCACTGGCCTGGGTGGCTATTGG GGCAACAAGGGTGGAGTGAGTGTGCGACTGGCCGCCTTCGGGCACATGCTGTGCTTCCTGAACTGCCACCTGCCGGCCCACATGGACAAAGCGGAGCAGCGCAAGGACAACTTCCAGACCATCCTCAGCCTCCAGCAGTTCCAGGGGCCTGGCGCTCAAGGCATCTTGGATCACGA CCTGGTGTTCTGGTTCGGGGACCTGAACTTCCGCATCGAGAGCTACGACCTGCACTTCGTCAAATTTGCCATCGACAGCGAGCAGCTCCACCAGCTCTGGGGGAAAGACCAG CTCAACATGGCCAAGAACACCTGGCCCATCCTGAGGGGCTTCCAGGAGGGGCCCCTCAACTTTGCGCCCACCTTCAAGTTTGACGTGGGTACTAACAAATATGATACCAG TGCCAAGAAGCGGAAGCCAGCCTGGACAGACCGTATCCTGTGGAAGGTCAAGGCTCCAGGTGGAGGTCCCAGCCCTTCGGGACAGGAGAGCCACCGGCTCCAGGTGACCCAGCACAGCTACCACAGCCACATGGAATACACTGTCAGCGACCACAAGCCCGTGGCTGCCCAGTTCGTCCTGCAC TTTGCCTTCAGAGACGACGTGCCGCTTGTGCGGCTGGATGTGGCAGACGAGTGGGTGCGGCCGGAGCAGGCTGTGGTGAGGTACCGCATAGAGACGGTGTTCGCCCGTAGCTCCTGGGACTGGATCGGCTTGTACCGG GTGGGTTTCCGCCACTGCAAGGACTACGTGGCTTATGTCTGGGCCAAACATGAGGATGTGGACGGGAACATCTACCAG GTGACATTCAGTGAGGAGTCACTGCCCAAGGGTCACGGAGACTTCATCCTGGGCTATTATAGCCACACCCACAGCATCCTCATCGGGGTCACTGAGCCCTTCCAG ATCTCGCTGCCTACCTCAGAGCTGGCCAGCAGTAGCACAGACAGCTCGGGTGCCAGCTCGGAGGATGAGGATGACAGCACCCTGGAGCTGCTTGCGTCCAAGTCCCGCAGCCCAAGCCCTGGCAAGTCCAAGCGGCACCGTAGCCGAAGCCCAGGTCTGGCCCGCTTCCCCGGCCTCGCCCTGCAGCCCTCGTCCTGTGAACGCCGTGGCACCAGCCGAAGCCCCTCGCCCCAGAGCCGCCGCCTGCCTCGGGTAGCCCCCAACAGGGGCAGTGATGGTGGCAGCCGGGGCAACAGTGAGGAGGGGCCCCCTGGGCTGCCTGGGTCCTGGGCCTTCCCACCATCTGTGCCTCAAAGCCTGGGGTTGCTGCCTGCCTTGCGCCTAGAGACCGTAGACCCCGGCGGTGGCAGCTCCTGGGGACCCGATCGGGAGGCCCCAGCCCCCGACAGCCTGTCTCCCAGCCCCCAGGGTCAGCAGGGCCTGGAGGAAGGGGGCCTGGGGCCCTGA
- the INPP5J gene encoding phosphatidylinositol 4,5-bisphosphate 5-phosphatase A isoform X1, with product MDSCFQLPAKENAAPVHLEPRLALTPVGPPAAMPPSSKGPRLALVSPRPILAPMSTPGGQKTAPAHRSSSLAPTSVGQLVMSASAGPKPPPATLGPRLAPLSRDQKQVPPASMGPKPALAASGLSLAVAPEKQPPQPPSSSSPVPSPVLSPSQEQALTPASMTSAPASVGWTPAKQRDAPAPRPLSPSEGHLQPPTQTSGPVGSPSLIQAPPDARISPSFRARPEAPRSSPEEPVLPRPPQTLPLDVGQGPPEPGTCSPGLLYPTFRPGAPLAQTMPPPLPKPPRSPSRSPSRSPNLSPCVPPAPEMALPRPGTQGARPGGHLSPNLHPREIPAPLTTSSSTSTSSSSSWSAQPTCKSDPGFWITVVTWNVGTAMPPDDVTSLLHLGSSSDDSDRADMIAIGLQEVNSMINKRLKDALFTDQWSELFMDALGPFNFVLVSTVRMQGVILLLFAKYYHLPFLRDVQTDCTRTGLGGYWGNKGGVSVRLAAFGHMLCFLNCHLPAHMDKAEQRKDNFQTILSLQQFQGPGAQGILDHDLVFWFGDLNFRIESYDLHFVKFAIDSEQLHQLWGKDQLNMAKNTWPILRGFQEGPLNFAPTFKFDVGTNKYDTSAKKRKPAWTDRILWKVKAPGGGPSPSGQESHRLQVTQHSYHSHMEYTVSDHKPVAAQFVLHFAFRDDVPLVRLDVADEWVRPEQAVVRYRIETVFARSSWDWIGLYRVGFRHCKDYVAYVWAKHEDVDGNIYQVTFSEESLPKGHGDFILGYYSHTHSILIGVTEPFQISLPTSELASSSTDSSGASSEDEDDSTLELLASKSRSPSPGKSKRHRSRSPGLARFPGLALQPSSCERRGTSRSPSPQSRRLPRVAPNRGSDGGSRGNSEEGPPGLPGSWAFPPSVPQSLGLLPALRLETVDPGGGSSWGPDREAPAPDSLSPSPQGQQGLEEGGLGP from the exons ATGGACTCATGTTTTCAGCTCCCAGCGAAGGAGAATGCAGCACCAGTACACTTGGAACCAAGGTTGGCCCTGACACCTGTGGGGCCACCAGCAGCAATGCCACCTTCCTCGAAGGGGCCAAGGCTGGCTCTGGTGTCTCCCCGACCCATCCTGGCTCCAATGTCTACCCCTGGAGGGCAGAAAACAGCTCCTGCCCACCGCAGCTCCAGCCTGGCTCCAACATCTGTGGGCCAGTTGGTGATGTCTGCCTCAGCTGGGCCGAAGCCTCCTCCAGCTACCCTGGGGCCCAGGCTGGCTCCACTGTCCAGGGACCAGAAGCAGGTGCCACCTGCCTCCATGGGACCCAAGCCAGCCCTGGCTGCTTCAGGCCTGAGCCTGGCCGTGGCACCTGAGAAACAGCCCCCACAGCCCCCCTCCAGCTCTTCCCCAGTGCCCAGTCCAGTTCTGTCACCCTCTCAGGAACAGGCCCTGACTCCAGCATCCATGACATCAGCCCCGGCCTCTGTGGGATGGACACCAGCTAAACAGAGGGATGCCCCAGCCCCTAGACCTCTCTCCCCTTCAGAAGGGCATCTCCAGCCCCCGACTCAGACATCGGGTCCTGTGGGCTCCCCATCCTTGATTCAAGCCCCCCCAGACGCTCGGATCTCCCCCTCCTTCAGAGCCCGGCCTGAGGCCCCCCGCAGCAGCCCTGAGGAGCCTGTCTTGCCCCGGCCACCACAGACCCTGCCCCTGGATGTGGGCCAGGGTCCTCCAGAGCCTGGCACTTGCTCCCCTGGACTTCTCTACCCCACCTTCCGGCCAGGGGCCCCCTTAGCCCAGACTATGCCCCCACCTCTGCCCAAGCCACCCCGATCTCCCAGCCGCTCCCCCAGCCGCTCCCCAAACCTCTCCCCATGTGTCCCCCCAGCTCCTGAGATGGCCCTCCCCAGACCTGGCACTCAGGGTGCCAGGCCTGGTGGGCATCTGAGCCCCAACCTTCATCCCAGAGAAATCCCAGCCCCTCTCACCACCTCCTCTTCTACATCCACCTCGTCATCCTCCTCTTGGTCAGCTCAGCCCACCTGCAAGAGCGACCCTGGCTTCTG gatcACTGTGGTCACATGGAACGTGGGCACCGCCATGCCCCCCGATGATGTCAcatccctcctccacctgggCAGCAGCAGCGATGACAGTGACAGGGCAGACATGATCGCCATAGG GTTGCAGGAAGTGAACTCTATGATCAACAAGCGGCTCAAGGACGCGCTCTTCACCGACCAGTGGAGCGAGCTCTTCATGGACGCACTGGGGCCCTTCAACTTCGTGCTG GTGAGTACTGTGCGGATGCAGGGCGTCATCCTGCTGCTGTTCGCCAAGTACTACCATCTGCCCTTCCTGAGGGATGTGCAGACTGATTGCACGCGCACTGGCCTGGGTGGCTATTGG GGCAACAAGGGTGGAGTGAGTGTGCGACTGGCCGCCTTCGGGCACATGCTGTGCTTCCTGAACTGCCACCTGCCGGCCCACATGGACAAAGCGGAGCAGCGCAAGGACAACTTCCAGACCATCCTCAGCCTCCAGCAGTTCCAGGGGCCTGGCGCTCAAGGCATCTTGGATCACGA CCTGGTGTTCTGGTTCGGGGACCTGAACTTCCGCATCGAGAGCTACGACCTGCACTTCGTCAAATTTGCCATCGACAGCGAGCAGCTCCACCAGCTCTGGGGGAAAGACCAG CTCAACATGGCCAAGAACACCTGGCCCATCCTGAGGGGCTTCCAGGAGGGGCCCCTCAACTTTGCGCCCACCTTCAAGTTTGACGTGGGTACTAACAAATATGATACCAG TGCCAAGAAGCGGAAGCCAGCCTGGACAGACCGTATCCTGTGGAAGGTCAAGGCTCCAGGTGGAGGTCCCAGCCCTTCGGGACAGGAGAGCCACCGGCTCCAGGTGACCCAGCACAGCTACCACAGCCACATGGAATACACTGTCAGCGACCACAAGCCCGTGGCTGCCCAGTTCGTCCTGCAC TTTGCCTTCAGAGACGACGTGCCGCTTGTGCGGCTGGATGTGGCAGACGAGTGGGTGCGGCCGGAGCAGGCTGTGGTGAGGTACCGCATAGAGACGGTGTTCGCCCGTAGCTCCTGGGACTGGATCGGCTTGTACCGG GTGGGTTTCCGCCACTGCAAGGACTACGTGGCTTATGTCTGGGCCAAACATGAGGATGTGGACGGGAACATCTACCAG GTGACATTCAGTGAGGAGTCACTGCCCAAGGGTCACGGAGACTTCATCCTGGGCTATTATAGCCACACCCACAGCATCCTCATCGGGGTCACTGAGCCCTTCCAG ATCTCGCTGCCTACCTCAGAGCTGGCCAGCAGTAGCACAGACAGCTCGGGTGCCAGCTCGGAGGATGAGGATGACAGCACCCTGGAGCTGCTTGCGTCCAAGTCCCGCAGCCCAAGCCCTGGCAAGTCCAAGCGGCACCGTAGCCGAAGCCCAGGTCTGGCCCGCTTCCCCGGCCTCGCCCTGCAGCCCTCGTCCTGTGAACGCCGTGGCACCAGCCGAAGCCCCTCGCCCCAGAGCCGCCGCCTGCCTCGGGTAGCCCCCAACAGGGGCAGTGATGGTGGCAGCCGGGGCAACAGTGAGGAGGGGCCCCCTGGGCTGCCTGGGTCCTGGGCCTTCCCACCATCTGTGCCTCAAAGCCTGGGGTTGCTGCCTGCCTTGCGCCTAGAGACCGTAGACCCCGGCGGTGGCAGCTCCTGGGGACCCGATCGGGAGGCCCCAGCCCCCGACAGCCTGTCTCCCAGCCCCCAGGGTCAGCAGGGCCTGGAGGAAGGGGGCCTGGGGCCCTGA